GTTTGCCCGTTCTTCCCAAACCGCTCTGAATTTCATCGGCAACAAGCAATACGCGATTTTCACGGCAGATTTCGGCGCACTCTTTTAGAAAACCTTCCCGCGGGACGACAACGCCGCTTTCGCCTTGAATCGGCTCGACGAGAAAAGCGACTGTGTTTGGATTGACGGCTTTTCGAAACGCTTCAACATCGCCATACGGAATGACGAAAAATCCGGGCGTCAGCGGTCCGAATCCGTCTTTATACTGTTCATCGGTTGAAAAAGAAATGATCGTCGTCGTTCGACCATGAAAATTTCCCGCACAGACGATGATTTCGCCTTTGTCTTTTTCAACGCCTTTAATTTTGTAACCCCATTTCCGGGCGGCTTTGATCGCCGTTTCAACGGCTTCACCGCCGGAATTCATCGGCAACATCATTTCATAGCCGGTCAGATCGCATAGTTCTTTGGCTAAGAATGGAAGTTGATCGTTCCGAAATGCGCGTGAAGTCAGCGCTAATCTGGCTGATTGTTCTTGTATAGCCTTAACGAGTCGCGGATGGCAGTGTCCCTGATTGACGGCGGAATATGCGGCGAGAAAATCCATGTATTTTTTCCCTTCGACATCCTCAACCCAAATTCCGGCGCCTTTCGTTAAAACGACATTCAGCGGTTTGTAATTATGTGCGCCATATCGATCTTCTATTTCGATGCACTCTTTTGTAGTTGTCATCTCAATTACCTTTTTTTGAATTTTGATGGTGATCATGAGAAAAATCTATCTGAAATTTAAACAATTTAATGTAAATTGCCACACCTTTTCCTTAATTATTAAAGTCAAATTCAGCCGAAAAACCGGAGCGCTGGAATTGATAAATGAACTATTGCTTTTCTCTGAGATCTCGATTATAATCTTGCTGTGAAAATGAGGTGGTTCAGTCAATTCGCGCTAATTTTATCCGTGCTATTTTTCTTTTCGTGCGAGAAACGCCAGCAGGCACAAATTTCCGATCCCATTCGTGGAATGAAAGTGTATTTTAACCAGTTTGAAACACGGAAAAAATATCAAAATGACTTTCCAAAATTAGCCGCTGATTTAAAATCCGTAGGTGTGAATACCATTTTTACAACGGTTTACGAAGGTCAGAAGGCATTTTATCCCAGCCATGTTATACGCCAGAGCGACCCAAAACTGAACTTAATTGATCTGCGTCGGGTCTTGAAGGAAAATAACATTCGCTTCGCCGCCGTATGCCAAATATTCTACGATCCGGATATTGTTTTAAGTCCCGATGATCTGATTCCTGTCGATAGACATGGAAATAATGTCTATGTCGATTGGCAGAGGATGGTTTGTCCGACTAATAAAGAATATCGGTTGTACAAATTATCCGTTGTAAAAGAAG
The sequence above is a segment of the Candidatus Marinimicrobia bacterium CG08_land_8_20_14_0_20_45_22 genome. Coding sequences within it:
- the rocD gene encoding ornithine--oxo-acid transaminase, with amino-acid sequence MTTTKECIEIEDRYGAHNYKPLNVVLTKGAGIWVEDVEGKKYMDFLAAYSAVNQGHCHPRLVKAIQEQSARLALTSRAFRNDQLPFLAKELCDLTGYEMMLPMNSGGEAVETAIKAARKWGYKIKGVEKDKGEIIVCAGNFHGRTTTIISFSTDEQYKDGFGPLTPGFFVIPYGDVEAFRKAVNPNTVAFLVEPIQGESGVVVPREGFLKECAEICRENRVLLVADEIQSGLGRTGKLFAYQHENVRPDMVIIGKALSGGMYPVSAVIASREILGVFNPGDHGSTYGGNPIACAVAREALKIIIEEKLSERSAELGEYLIKKLRTIQSPYVDFYRGKGLWIGIVLKKSAGGARRFCEALQEKGILAKETHETVIRIAPPLIIQVEEIDWAVERIREVLSE